A genomic stretch from Caulobacter sp. FWC2 includes:
- a CDS encoding biopolymer transporter ExbD: MAAKLAGGGGGRYSLGQNSEINVTPFVDILLVLLIIFMVAVPMAVTSIKIDLPPAVPPPPNAPKPKEPVFISIQKSGAIFIAEKQTSLDGLEADLNAKFAANGQAGPKDDQRVMIRADADVLYADFMGVLNQLQTSGWFKVGLINEDLH, from the coding sequence ATGGCGGCTAAACTTGCTGGCGGCGGCGGTGGCCGTTATTCGCTGGGCCAGAATTCCGAAATCAACGTCACGCCCTTCGTGGACATCCTTCTGGTTCTGCTGATCATCTTCATGGTCGCCGTGCCGATGGCCGTGACGTCCATCAAGATCGACCTGCCCCCGGCGGTTCCGCCGCCCCCGAACGCGCCGAAGCCGAAGGAACCGGTCTTCATCTCGATCCAGAAGTCGGGCGCGATCTTCATCGCCGAGAAGCAAACCAGCCTCGACGGCCTGGAAGCCGATCTGAACGCCAAGTTCGCCGCCAACGGCCAAGCTGGCCCGAAGGACGACCAACGCGTGATGATCCGCGCCGACGCCGACGTGCTGTACGCCGACTTCATGGGCGTGCTGAACCAACTCCAGACCTCGGGCTGGTTCAAGGTCGGCCTGATCAACGAAGACCTGCACTAG
- a CDS encoding GTP-binding protein, with product MTQNAPAASGKIPVTVLTGYLGAGKTTLLNRILTEEHGKRYAVIVNEFGEVGIDNDLVVGADEEVFEMNNGCVCCTVRGDLIRVLQGLMKRKGGFDAIIVETTGLADPGPVAQTFFVDDDVKARTALDSVTAVVDAKHIMLRLGDSKEAVEQIAFADQIVLNKTDLVSEDDLRHVEARIRRINPLAPIHRAQRSNVPLDAILGKHSFDLERITELEPSFLNPAHGEAGHVHDEHCGHDHHHHDHDHGHVHDEHCGHDHHGHDHGHASAIHDDGVKGISLTLDKPVDGQKITAWLNDLLAKRGPDILRAKGIIDVKGEEKRLVFQAVHMILEGDFQREWTDKDKRYSRMVFIGRDLDEAELRKGFEATAA from the coding sequence ATGACCCAGAACGCTCCCGCCGCTTCCGGCAAGATCCCCGTCACCGTGCTGACCGGCTATCTCGGCGCCGGCAAGACCACGCTGCTCAACCGCATCCTCACCGAGGAGCACGGCAAGCGCTACGCCGTGATCGTCAACGAGTTCGGCGAGGTCGGCATCGACAACGACCTGGTGGTCGGGGCTGACGAGGAAGTGTTCGAGATGAACAACGGCTGCGTCTGCTGCACGGTGCGCGGCGACCTGATCCGAGTTCTGCAAGGCCTGATGAAGCGGAAGGGCGGTTTCGACGCCATCATCGTCGAGACGACCGGCCTGGCCGATCCTGGCCCGGTGGCCCAGACCTTCTTCGTCGACGACGACGTCAAGGCCCGCACGGCCCTCGATTCGGTCACCGCCGTGGTCGACGCCAAGCACATCATGCTGCGCCTGGGCGACAGCAAGGAAGCGGTCGAGCAGATCGCCTTCGCCGACCAGATCGTGCTGAACAAGACCGACCTGGTCTCGGAAGACGACCTACGCCACGTCGAGGCCCGTATCCGCCGCATCAACCCGCTGGCCCCGATCCACCGCGCCCAGCGCTCCAACGTCCCGCTGGACGCCATCCTGGGCAAGCACAGCTTCGACCTGGAGCGGATTACCGAGCTGGAGCCGTCGTTCCTGAACCCGGCCCACGGCGAGGCGGGCCATGTGCACGACGAGCACTGCGGCCACGATCACCATCATCATGATCACGATCACGGGCACGTTCACGACGAACACTGCGGCCATGATCACCACGGCCATGATCACGGCCACGCCAGCGCCATCCACGACGATGGCGTCAAGGGGATCTCCCTGACCCTCGACAAGCCGGTCGACGGCCAGAAGATCACCGCCTGGCTCAACGACCTGCTGGCCAAGCGCGGCCCGGACATCCTGCGCGCCAAGGGCATCATCGATGTGAAGGGCGAGGAAAAGCGCCTCGTGTTCCAGGCCGTCCATATGATCCTGGAAGGCGACTTCCAGCGCGAATGGACCGACAAGGACAAGCGCTACAGCCGCATGGTGTTCATCGGCCGCGACCTGGACGAAGCCGAGTTGCGCAAGGGCTTCGAGGCGACGGCGGCGTAG
- the rplU gene encoding 50S ribosomal protein L21 — protein sequence MYAVIKTGGKQYRVQAGDLLVVEKLEGEPGAAVAFGEVLMLGEGEAVTVGAPTVDGAVVSGTLLETRKGEKVKIFKKIRRQGYRRTRGHRQFESVVRVTSVVGAGLEAKWEGAIDLTPKVILNARARGLGDAAVPATIPTGSTEAAPAAPKKAAKAPKAADAAIEPAAEAAPKKKAAPKKAAATTEEGEA from the coding sequence ATGTACGCGGTGATCAAAACCGGCGGCAAGCAGTACCGGGTTCAAGCCGGCGACCTGCTGGTTGTCGAAAAGCTCGAAGGTGAACCCGGCGCTGCCGTGGCCTTCGGTGAAGTCCTGATGCTTGGCGAAGGCGAGGCCGTGACGGTCGGCGCCCCTACCGTGGACGGCGCTGTCGTCTCCGGGACCCTGCTCGAAACCCGCAAGGGTGAGAAGGTGAAGATCTTCAAGAAGATCCGTCGCCAGGGCTATCGCCGCACCCGCGGCCACCGCCAATTCGAATCCGTCGTGCGCGTCACGTCGGTCGTCGGCGCTGGCCTGGAAGCCAAGTGGGAAGGCGCTATCGACCTGACCCCGAAGGTCATCCTGAACGCCCGCGCTCGCGGCCTCGGCGACGCCGCCGTGCCGGCGACGATCCCGACCGGCTCGACCGAAGCGGCTCCGGCTGCTCCGAAGAAGGCCGCCAAGGCTCCGAAGGCTGCTGACGCCGCCATCGAGCCGGCCGCCGAAGCCGCCCCGAAGAAGAAGGCCGCCCCTAAGAAGGCAGCCGCCACCACGGAGGAAGGCGAAGCCTAA
- the rpmA gene encoding 50S ribosomal protein L27: MAHKKSGGSSSNGRDSESKRLGVKKFGGEKVLAGNILVRQRGTKFYPGANVGIGKDHTLFALVQGAVGFVTKKHDRTYVTVTPAAQPAE; encoded by the coding sequence ATGGCTCACAAGAAATCAGGCGGCTCGTCCAGCAACGGTCGCGACTCAGAGTCGAAGCGCCTTGGCGTGAAGAAGTTCGGCGGCGAGAAGGTTCTCGCTGGCAACATCCTCGTGCGTCAACGCGGCACGAAGTTCTATCCGGGCGCCAATGTCGGCATCGGCAAGGACCACACCCTCTTTGCCCTCGTGCAAGGCGCCGTGGGCTTCGTGACCAAGAAGCATGACCGTACGTACGTGACGGTGACCCCGGCCGCTCAACCGGCCGAGTAA
- a CDS encoding GNAT family N-acetyltransferase, giving the protein MCVIEERPVIDTQRLTLRAPAKADVERVAAFCVDHDVARMTTRMPAPYTRAHAEDFVARCGTQDRSRDNTFAIELADEGLIGVIGMFTTPDGQVELGYWIGRPYWGRGYATEATRSALDWARSAWKKRYVVAGHFADNDASGRVLVKAGFLYTGVVEHKPSIARGEPAATRMMVWLA; this is encoded by the coding sequence ATGTGCGTCATCGAAGAAAGACCTGTCATCGACACCCAGCGGCTGACGCTGCGCGCGCCGGCCAAGGCCGACGTCGAGCGCGTGGCGGCCTTCTGCGTCGATCATGATGTGGCGCGCATGACCACCCGCATGCCCGCGCCCTACACCCGCGCTCACGCCGAGGATTTCGTGGCCCGCTGCGGAACCCAGGACCGGTCGCGCGACAACACCTTCGCCATCGAACTGGCCGACGAGGGCCTGATCGGCGTCATCGGCATGTTCACCACGCCGGACGGCCAGGTCGAGTTGGGCTACTGGATCGGCCGCCCCTACTGGGGTCGCGGCTACGCTACCGAGGCGACGCGCAGTGCGCTGGACTGGGCCCGCTCGGCCTGGAAGAAGCGCTATGTCGTGGCCGGCCATTTCGCCGACAACGACGCGTCGGGCCGGGTGCTGGTCAAGGCCGGCTTCCTGTACACCGGCGTCGTCGAGCACAAGCCTTCGATCGCGCGCGGCGAACCGGCGGCGACGCGGATGATGGTGTGGCTGGCTTAG
- the obgE gene encoding GTPase ObgE has translation MKFLDQCKIYIRSGNGGGGSVSFRREKYIEYGGPDGGDGGRGGDVWIEAVEGLNTLIDYRYQQHFKAGTGIHGMGRARHGAAGDDVLLKVPVGTEILEEDKETLIADLDHAGARLLLAKGGNGGWGNLHFKGPVNQAPKYANPGQEGEERWIWLRLKLIADVGLVGLPNAGKSTFLAAASAAKPKIADYPFTTLTPNLGVVDLSSDERFVIADIPGLIEGASEGAGLGTRFLGHVERSATLIHLIDGTQDDIAGAWTTIRGELEAYGEDLADKSEILALNKIDALDEETLAEKVAELTAVAGIKPFLVSGVSGKGVTELLRAAYRQVRIRRGDLEEEIDDDEDHIEETPGGWTP, from the coding sequence ATGAAATTCTTGGACCAATGCAAGATCTACATCCGCTCGGGTAACGGCGGCGGCGGGTCGGTGTCGTTCCGCCGCGAGAAGTACATCGAGTACGGCGGCCCGGACGGCGGTGACGGCGGTCGCGGCGGCGACGTGTGGATCGAGGCCGTCGAAGGCCTCAACACCCTGATCGACTACCGCTACCAACAACATTTCAAGGCCGGCACGGGCATCCACGGCATGGGTCGCGCGCGCCACGGCGCCGCCGGCGACGACGTGCTGCTGAAGGTTCCGGTGGGCACCGAGATCCTCGAGGAGGACAAGGAAACCCTGATCGCCGACCTCGACCACGCGGGCGCGCGCCTGCTGCTGGCCAAGGGCGGCAACGGCGGCTGGGGCAACCTGCACTTCAAGGGCCCGGTGAACCAGGCGCCGAAATACGCCAACCCCGGCCAGGAAGGCGAGGAACGCTGGATCTGGCTGCGGCTGAAGCTGATCGCCGACGTCGGCCTGGTCGGCCTGCCCAACGCAGGCAAGTCGACCTTCCTGGCGGCCGCCAGCGCCGCCAAGCCGAAGATCGCCGACTATCCGTTCACGACCCTGACACCGAACCTCGGCGTCGTGGACCTGTCGAGCGACGAGCGCTTCGTCATCGCCGACATCCCCGGCCTGATCGAAGGCGCTTCGGAAGGCGCGGGCCTGGGCACCCGCTTCCTGGGCCACGTCGAGCGCTCGGCCACCCTGATCCACCTGATCGACGGCACGCAGGACGATATCGCCGGCGCCTGGACCACGATCCGGGGCGAGCTGGAAGCCTATGGCGAGGATCTCGCCGACAAGTCCGAGATCCTGGCCCTGAACAAGATCGACGCCCTCGACGAGGAAACCCTCGCCGAGAAGGTGGCCGAACTGACCGCTGTGGCCGGCATCAAGCCGTTCCTGGTCTCGGGGGTCTCGGGCAAGGGCGTCACCGAACTGCTGCGCGCCGCCTATCGCCAGGTCCGCATCCGTCGCGGCGATCTCGAGGAAGAGATCGACGATGACGAAGACCATATCGAGGAGACCCCTGGGGGCTGGACGCCGTGA
- the proB gene encoding glutamate 5-kinase, which translates to MSQAAEAFSSARRIVFKVGSALLVDAETGRANHAWLEAFCADAAALRDAGKQVLVVSSGAVALGRRRLGLTGRKATLPEKQAAAAAGQSLLMRAWEEAFEPHGVGVAQILLTRDDTEMRRRWLNARATTETLMGLGVVPVVNENDTVVTEEIRYGDNDRLAARVAQMASADLLVLLSDIDGLYTADPRKNPNAAHIPLVSEITPEIAGMAEGANAAAGVGTGGMATKIAAARIARAAGCATLITLGSRPRPLAAIADGEKATLIEANASPAAAYKAWIAGSLAPQGWVTVDAGAAKALASGKSLLSAGVRAIEGPFEKGDAVRVRDETGREVARGLVRYDSADAHRIAGLRSDAIEAELGFTEGPMIHADDLAVAN; encoded by the coding sequence GTGAGCCAGGCCGCCGAGGCGTTTTCCAGCGCCCGTCGCATCGTCTTCAAGGTCGGCTCGGCCCTGCTGGTTGATGCCGAGACCGGCCGCGCCAACCACGCCTGGCTCGAGGCGTTCTGCGCCGACGCCGCCGCCCTTCGCGACGCGGGCAAGCAGGTGCTGGTGGTCTCGTCGGGCGCGGTCGCCCTGGGCCGCCGTCGCCTGGGCCTGACCGGCCGCAAGGCGACCCTGCCGGAGAAGCAGGCCGCCGCGGCCGCCGGCCAATCCCTGCTGATGCGCGCCTGGGAAGAGGCCTTCGAGCCGCACGGCGTCGGCGTCGCCCAGATCCTGCTGACCCGCGACGACACCGAGATGCGCCGCCGCTGGCTGAACGCCCGCGCGACGACCGAGACCCTGATGGGCCTGGGCGTCGTGCCGGTGGTCAACGAGAACGATACGGTCGTCACCGAGGAAATCCGCTACGGCGACAACGACCGCCTGGCCGCCCGCGTGGCCCAGATGGCCAGCGCCGACCTGCTGGTGCTGCTGTCCGACATCGACGGCCTCTACACCGCCGATCCGCGCAAGAACCCGAACGCGGCGCACATCCCGCTGGTCAGCGAGATCACCCCCGAGATCGCCGGCATGGCCGAGGGCGCCAACGCCGCGGCGGGCGTCGGGACGGGCGGCATGGCCACCAAGATCGCCGCCGCCCGCATCGCCCGCGCCGCCGGCTGCGCCACGCTCATCACGCTGGGCTCGCGCCCGCGTCCGCTGGCCGCCATCGCCGACGGCGAGAAGGCCACGCTGATCGAAGCCAACGCCTCACCCGCCGCCGCCTACAAGGCCTGGATCGCCGGCTCGCTAGCCCCGCAGGGCTGGGTGACGGTCGACGCCGGCGCCGCCAAGGCCCTGGCCTCGGGCAAGAGCCTGCTGTCGGCCGGGGTCCGCGCCATCGAGGGTCCGTTCGAGAAGGGCGACGCCGTCCGCGTGCGCGACGAGACCGGCCGCGAGGTCGCCCGTGGCCTCGTCCGCTATGACAGCGCCGACGCCCACCGCATCGCCGGCCTTCGCTCCGACGCCATCGAGGCCGAACTCGGATTTACCGAAGGTCCGATGATCCACGCGGACGATTTGGCCGTAGCTAACTAG
- a CDS encoding UbiD family decarboxylase produces MAYRSLREFIDVLEAKGELVRVTEPVSSVLEMTEIQTRLLATGGPAVLFEHVLLPDGSRSSMPALANLFGTVKRVAMGVTLGGEPRTTAGELREVGELLAFLRQPAPPKGLKDALDMLPLAKTVMAMRPGTVKKAPVQEIVLTGDQIDLTRLPVQTCWPGEPAPLITWPLVVTKGPGKDREDDFNLGIYRMQVLGKDRCIMRWLAHRGGAQHYARHKKAGNKDPLPACAVLGADPGTILAAVTPVPDTLSEYQFAGLLRGAKVDLVPAKTVPLMVPAHAEIVIEGHVLLDEYADEGPYGDHTGYYNSVEKFPVFKVTAITMRKDPIYLTTFTGRPPDEPSVLGEALNEVFVPLIRQQFPEIVDFWLPPEGCSYRIAVVSMKKAYPGHAKRVMLGVWSYLRQFMYTKWVIVVDHDINARDWKDVMWAISTKMDPARDITVIEHTPIDYLDFASPESGLGSKIGLDATDKWPPETKREWGEEIRMDQAVIDTVSEKWARLGLPGDGKPIWK; encoded by the coding sequence ATGGCCTACCGATCCCTCCGCGAATTCATCGACGTCCTGGAGGCCAAGGGCGAACTGGTGCGCGTCACCGAACCGGTCTCCAGCGTCCTGGAGATGACCGAGATCCAGACGCGCCTGCTGGCGACTGGCGGCCCGGCCGTGCTGTTCGAGCACGTGCTGCTGCCCGACGGCTCGCGCTCGTCGATGCCGGCCCTGGCCAATCTTTTCGGCACGGTCAAGCGCGTGGCCATGGGCGTCACCCTCGGCGGCGAGCCGCGCACCACCGCCGGCGAACTGCGCGAGGTGGGCGAACTGCTGGCCTTCCTGCGCCAGCCCGCGCCGCCGAAGGGGCTGAAGGACGCCCTGGACATGCTGCCCCTGGCCAAGACCGTGATGGCCATGCGGCCGGGCACGGTGAAGAAGGCCCCGGTGCAGGAAATCGTCCTGACCGGCGACCAGATCGACCTGACCAGGCTGCCGGTCCAGACCTGCTGGCCGGGCGAGCCCGCGCCGCTGATCACCTGGCCGCTGGTCGTCACCAAGGGGCCCGGCAAGGACCGCGAGGATGACTTCAATCTCGGCATCTATCGGATGCAGGTGCTGGGCAAGGACCGCTGCATCATGCGCTGGCTGGCCCACCGCGGCGGCGCCCAGCACTACGCCCGCCACAAGAAGGCGGGAAACAAGGACCCCCTCCCCGCCTGCGCCGTGCTGGGCGCGGATCCCGGCACCATCCTGGCGGCCGTGACGCCGGTGCCCGACACCCTGTCGGAATACCAGTTCGCCGGCCTGCTGCGCGGCGCCAAGGTCGACCTGGTGCCGGCCAAGACCGTGCCGCTGATGGTGCCGGCCCACGCCGAGATCGTCATCGAGGGCCATGTCCTGCTCGACGAGTACGCCGATGAAGGCCCCTACGGCGACCACACCGGCTACTACAACAGCGTCGAGAAGTTCCCGGTCTTCAAGGTGACCGCGATCACCATGCGCAAGGACCCGATCTATCTCACCACTTTCACCGGCCGGCCGCCGGATGAACCGAGCGTGCTGGGCGAGGCGCTGAACGAGGTGTTCGTTCCCCTCATCCGCCAGCAGTTCCCCGAGATCGTCGACTTCTGGCTGCCGCCGGAGGGCTGCAGCTACCGCATCGCCGTGGTCTCGATGAAGAAGGCCTATCCCGGCCACGCCAAGCGCGTGATGTTGGGCGTCTGGAGCTATCTGCGCCAGTTCATGTACACCAAGTGGGTGATCGTCGTGGACCACGACATCAACGCCCGCGACTGGAAGGACGTGATGTGGGCGATCAGCACCAAGATGGATCCCGCGCGGGACATCACGGTGATCGAGCACACCCCGATCGACTATCTGGACTTCGCCAGCCCCGAGAGCGGCCTCGGCTCCAAGATCGGCCTCGACGCCACCGACAAGTGGCCGCCCGAGACCAAGCGTGAGTGGGGCGAGGAAATCCGCATGGACCAGGCGGTGATCGACACGGTCAGCGAGAAGTGGGCGCGGCTGGGGCTTCCGGGGGATGGCAAGCCGATCTGGAAATAA
- a CDS encoding AbrB/MazE/SpoVT family DNA-binding domain-containing protein, which translates to MRSSVRKIGNSAGLILPRPVLDGLGVEVGDPLEITLNGDEVVVKASKRKVREGWEEAAKQIAAHGLSEEEVEWLEAPLTAETDEDWTW; encoded by the coding sequence ATGCGTTCGTCTGTCCGGAAGATTGGCAACTCCGCCGGCTTGATCCTGCCCAGGCCCGTCCTGGATGGCCTGGGCGTCGAAGTGGGCGACCCGCTGGAAATCACACTCAACGGCGACGAGGTGGTCGTGAAAGCCAGCAAGCGAAAGGTGCGCGAGGGCTGGGAAGAGGCCGCGAAGCAGATCGCTGCTCATGGCCTCAGCGAGGAAGAGGTCGAATGGCTGGAAGCGCCATTGACGGCTGAAACCGACGAGGATTGGACGTGGTGA
- a CDS encoding type II toxin-antitoxin system PemK/MazF family toxin — MNRGEVWLVRLDPAEGGELQKTRPCVVVSPSDLNPFRVSTVVPLTSGGFAAPFRPPVTYQGRDGYVLTDQIRTVARSRMLRRLPDIDPKTLSATLAALREMFEE; from the coding sequence GTGAACCGCGGAGAGGTCTGGCTTGTCCGCCTTGACCCGGCCGAGGGCGGCGAACTCCAGAAGACGCGTCCATGCGTGGTCGTGTCTCCGTCGGACCTGAATCCCTTCCGGGTATCGACGGTCGTGCCGCTGACCAGCGGCGGCTTTGCAGCGCCGTTCCGGCCGCCCGTGACCTATCAAGGACGCGACGGGTACGTTCTGACCGATCAGATCCGCACCGTCGCAAGGTCTCGCATGCTGCGACGACTTCCAGACATTGATCCTAAAACCCTGTCGGCCACCCTGGCGGCGCTAAGGGAAATGTTTGAGGAGTAG